GCTTCCAATAAGGGATGCTGTGAAAACTAGCATCTTATCGAGCAAATGGAGGTACAAATGGGCTTCCATTACTCAACTTGTCTTCGACGAAAAATGCGTCGATAGTTGCAGTGACCGAGATGTTGTTGAGAAAAGTGTTGTCAAGTTCATCACCAGATTGTTGTTTCTTCACCAAGGACCAATTCATAAGTTCCAAATCACGATTTCGTACTTGCAGAGCTGCCCCGAAATAGACCAGTGGATTCTTTTCCTTTCAAGGAATGATATTAAGGAGTTGGTTCTTGAATTAGGAGAAGGCGAATTCTTCAGGATACCATCCTGCCTTTTCAATTGTAAGAAATTGTCTCGCCTCGAGCTTTTTCGATGCGAGTTGGATCCGCCTCTTAGTTTTAAGGGATTCTTGTGTTTGAGGAGCCTAAACCTTCATCAAGTTCTGATATCGCCGGATGCAATCGAAGGCCTCATTTCCAACTGCCCTCTCTTAGAGAGCTTATCATTGTCGTACTTTGATAGCTTAGCTCTTAGTATCCGCGCTCCCAACCTCAAGTACTTGTATCTTGAAGGTGAATTCAGGGACATATGTCTTGATGATACTCCACTTCTCGTTGAAATCTCCGTTGCTATGTATATGACTGATGACATTGCTGAGCACTTTGAGCAGAGCGCAAGTTGCAATTTTCTTAAGTTTCTTGGTGGCGTGCCTAACCTTGAAAGGCTTGTTGGTCATATCTACTTCACAAAGGTAACCCTTTCTTTTGCTCTCAACCTGTTTTCTTAGCATGTATGCAAAAAAATCCTTTTTCTGATTCCTTTCTGCTTGTTTCAAGTATTTGAGCATAGGTAATGATCCAGGATGTCTTCCAATAATATACAAGAATTTGGAGATCATCGAGTTAAATCAAGTAAGTTTTGAAGATATGAAAGAGATACTCGTTGTTCTTCGCTTGATTACCAGCTCTCCCAATCTAAAGGAACTTCAAATTTCAGTAAGTCCTTATTCATTGCGCACGCAGATTATTTTCCCCACAATTTTCAGTAATGATGAGTGGTTTCTGTCATCAAGTTTTGTAGATCATGTCTCAATTACGTATTGACTAAATTGGCAATTTAGTTCCTTAGATTCATGTAACATCAGTTTAGTCTTTGAATGTTTTGTGATATCAATTTAGTCCCTGCGAAAATACATAAGACATCACTTTAAGTACTAAAAGATTTATAACATCAACTTAGTGCAACTTCCATTTAGCCTCTGAAAATACATTTGACCAATTTGCTACTTTAGAGAATGTTTGGATGAAGTTATTGGATAGGGGAAACCGGGAAagtaattttagagagaatctAACATGTTCTGCGAAAGGAGGTAATGTAATGACCTCATCCATgcaaaaaattttatgaatgtgAATAATATATTTACTTCATCCAAATAAAGAATTTTGTACTTGACGAGAATCTAATTGAagcattttaattattataagggTAAAGAACTGTTTTAGTCCCTAACATTTGGGTTAAGTTTTAATTTCGTTCCTAATGATTGAAACGTCCTATTTttatctcaaatattttattttgttctatttttagtCTTTTGGTCAAAgcttaaatttttctttaaaaaaaatatcctttcctCCATTGTAAATATAATGATCATGGTGGTAGTTGTAGTAATTTGAGGGTGATAATGACagaataataagataagaaGAAGATTATAATAGAcgaaaaatgatattttttgaagaaaactttttaattttgatcaaAGGACTAAAATAGGATGAAATGAAATGTTTGGATAAAAATAGAATGTTTCAAATGCTAAGAATGAAATTAGGACTTAATCCAAACTTCAAGGACTAAAATAGTTCTTTACTCTTATTATAATTCTCTAAAATGAGAAATACCTTATTCAAATGCAACTtagtctaaaaaaatttaaatttttgtaggGCAGATTTTATACCAATTTCCTTTTGCAGGGTTCATCAAACATACCAAGTGCCACAGATGCACCAGACTTGGATTTTTGGGAGAAAGAGTGCTCTTCAAAATGTAGACTAAGCCATCTTAGAGTCGTGCAGTTGACAGATATGTGTGGTGTGCCACATGAGATGGAGCTTATCAAATTCTTGCTTGCCTCATCTCCTGTGCTTGAGACAATGAGTATCATTCCTTGTGTATATGTTGTGGAAAGTCAATTAAAAATGTTAACCGAATTGGTGAAGTTCCGACGTGCTTCCGCCAAAGCAGAAATTGTTTTTGTCCGTGAGTAATCAATCTTGTGGACTAGGTTATGAAATGCATTATTATATATGTCAATGTCACCTTCTTTGGTTGTAGTGTGTATAACAACATTCTGAAATAAGACTACTTGTAAATTATCAAGCAAAAGTAGAAATTTGTATCTATGGATGGAAAAACGAATACATATATATGCAGGATAGGAGAATTTGTCAATTTTCACCAATTTCCCATCATCCATGGTTGCTGTTCTTGCCATTGTTACGGTGATTCTATCTGTGCCTTGAATCTATGTCTTGTCTCTTGTTGCCATAAGGAATATAATATTCCAAATTGTATGTTTTGACTCATTTAGAATGCTGAAAATGCAGCTGTTATGCTCAGTCTTAACTCTTAAACCTTATAGTCAGCAATGGATAGTCTTTCAATTATATAAGTTCAGTTACATGCTATTATTTCTAAAATGGTTGATTAGAGCAGATTATATAGTATGCTTTAAATGGAACAGGATTCTTAATCATCTGTTGTAATGCCttcttttttggtttttcatgtTATTCCTAATCCagcaaattaaaaactaatttgtgGCGGATCAGAGCTCAATTTAAGAGTTTGTCATTGTTCAATAGAATGTTATATGCACAAAACGATATTCGAATTCCTAACACTTAAACGGACATGTGAGCTAACTCCTCACACTTGTTTTGTTGCCTGCTTTAGTTTGTCTTTTTGTTCTCTCATGAGAGTCATTTCACACTATAGAGGACAAAGCCCCAGCTCAACAGCAGCTGCTATACACTGATGATTATTTaactatttcttttaattatttagtaaCTCTTTTATTGATACtatcatatatattaaaaaaaatctgttATTTATACTTGTTATTATTGGACCCCACACACCCTTGTTAATATGCAATTTGAAAGTTGaaatagatttaaaaaaaaagattaaaattagaGGACTAGCAGGACTACAAATGGTtcataaagaaagaaaacatgGTTGGAAAGAAAATCCCTTGAAATTCAATCAGGCAGTGTTCAATTTAAAAGAGCGGGAGTGGGtgggaagaagaaaatgaacatTGTTCATACCTGGATATAAGGCAGCCCAACCCAATTCATCCAACTAGTATCTATTTAGTGGATTGGGCTGCCATCGTACGACTTGGAACCAAGCCTAGAGCTCTCTTCGCTAGTTTAGTTATCACCAAAACAAGGGCATAACTCCACACACCGCAGGGGTAACTGAGGATGGCAATGAGTATTCATAGGAGATggtatttggttatatcctgacCTAAAAATATAGTAGGGAGGTCGTATATGGCAACACAAAGATTggctttgtttattttaatgagCAATTAATTCTTAAGATATTTctcatttatttaaaaagaagatcTCAACAACTTCTCTAGATAAAGAGAATAGTTATCCACATTAAAGGTGAAATTACACTAAGagataattatttgtattactatgtcttttcataattaaaaatattttttaacaaaatgcttttttataattaaaaaaaaatattaggtgATGTTTTGTCTtttcacaatatttttttttttacaaaacttTAGTGACATTTTGTGCAACactaaaataattgaatattcttttatttcatattaaaattatccATAAGAAAAAAACTAAGCCACAATCATAAGTATACAAAACTATAAATTCAACAATATTATAAGTAGCAGCATTTTAGTAACTTCACCTTTTACGAGTATTTGGTAAATCTATACGAGATATTAAATTCTAACCCGTCTCTATCTTAGGGATGGCAAAACTTCTCGAGACACGGGGATTTCTGCGGGGACCGTCTCGAATGGGGATCCGACTATGGGGAATTTTTCCCGTGGAGATGGAGATGGGGGACAAAATTCTCCTGAGACAGGCGCGGAGATCCGAGCGGGGATCCCGCCCCATCCCCACTAATCTCCAAAGTTCATAAATTTACTGAATTGTCCTTAATAGTTTATTTCTCATATAtgttttttagtcatttcacacACACACCCCAAACTCCTAATCATCGTTTGCATAACTTTTTTTCAATTGAGAAATTCCTAACGCTGTCCATATTCCATCCAACCTCTCTGCAGCCACCCTCTCGCCGCTCTCCCTTCTCACCGCATCGTCACACCTCACCTTGCCATGTTCCTCACTGCGTCGTGCTCTCTATTTGCGACGTTCCTTTCCGTAACTTTGTCGTCGTGTCTATTCTCCTCTCTGTTGCCGCGTCTCCTACTTTGTCCACTTCTCTATCCTCTACCTCGCCGTTGCGTTTCCCCACTGCGTCATTTCGAAAGAAGTCACCATCTTGTAGTTTagattttttgtataaaatcttgttatttttgtatAGAATGGATACTTACATCTCTATTCATatggaaattaataattagttagaaTTATCAGATAATGGAAAATGGGGTCCCCGCAGAAAATGAGGCACTGTGGAAAATAGAGATGGGAAGCAATATTCCCCCACAGCGAAAAACGGGAGCGGGAACGGGGAGTAAATCTAGGGGCGGGAATGGGGAGTAGGGAGACATCCCTCGCCCCCGTCCTGTACCATTGACATTCTTACTTTATCTCTGTCTCCTTTTATTCACAGGATAGATTCCCTTTTTGTGAGAATTTTGTGGGTTTCCGTTAAACTCCCGTTGCGGACAATATCCTTAAATACTTATTTACGGGTATTTTTGCTAATTGCTATCCCTGAAAGTAATAATCTACTCTATAAATACTTTTAACATCGTCTACTAAAATTCTTACCGACTAAATAGTCAAGTCTTTTATAGATACTCCCATCACTGTTAAGGTAGGGACGAAAGAGCTCTCACAAAGGGGTTTAGACCTTGACATGCAGGTCTATTTCTCCTATTTTTTGTTTCAGTTAACACTTATAACAAACATGTTCATGGATTTTTATTAGGAAAATGCAAATTCTACCGTTCAAAACGACCAACTACATTCAAAAAGTTCCAATCGCCCTCACTTAATAACAAACAAAAGACGCaccctatttttaatttttttatgggtGGGCAGTGTTCAACCACTTAAATATTGTTTAGACATGGCAAGAGGAACACATTCACATgcatagaaaaggaaaagaaaaatactaaatataaattaatgagGGAAGTAGATTGATTGTTAAAttgaaattgagaaaataaaataatgcatAGCTGGAACTTCTGTTTGTGTAATTGACTACTCATACCTTTGATTCCAATTATACGGAATATGGTCCTTTCCTTGAGGTACCCTTTCATTCATTGCCCATTATCCGAGCAATTATCACATATGTTTCTTCAGTTTTAGAATTCAGACCTAAGTTCATATTTAGGTTGTACGTGTTAACAGCAACGCTATATAGCCTTAGCGAAGAGCATTGTTATGTAccataaattcaaatttcaatgacGGGAATCACGgtagaaaatataaaactaagaataaaaCAAATCCGTATCAACAATACTGATAAAAGAAACAAGACCAACACTTTCGCACCAAACATGCAATTGTTTATACAAAAGTCAAATGGAATATTTCATACAGAAGTCACATTAACAATGTAAACTATTAACAGTTTGAGTACAGTCTGTGAACATTATTCTAAGAAGTTGAAGCACTCTAAAATATAGTGAAATACACACAAATAACAACACTCATCTATAAACTATAAGTCAGTGCCTCAATTCGGATTATGTACagttaaggaaaaaaaaaagaacaagatGGTTATTTCCAGGAATATAGAATCCTCTCATGCGTTCCCATGCGATATTACTACGTATGATCTCTCaatacattaatttaaaagtgaaatccaaataaataattttttttccttttcttcatctGCAACtatgaaaatcaaataaaattttagatcaatGTATTTAGAAAAAGgattgatataaaaatataccaaattTTTATAGGGGCAGATAAGTGGACTAAAAATGAGTGAGAAATCATAGGTAACAAGCTCACTTGAAAATTTGATGTGAAGATCCAtacccttatttttcttccttctctaaTCTCTACCAACCTTAAACCTCCTGGATACATGTATTTTATGTTATCTTGGTCCGGAAAGTTCCATTGCTTGGGCAAGCAATGAAGAGTCATCAGTGAGATCGGAGTATCGCTCCGAAGAAGAGAGTTCATTCCCTCTGCTTCGAGTCGACTCTGCTGTCTGTGATGCCTCCCATTTCTCAGCAAGACCATCTCCTTCAAGCATCCTAACTACCTCAGACATCTTTGGCCTATGGCTTGGAAGGTATTGAGTGCATAACAAAGCTACTTGAACAATCTCATCAAGCTCAATCCTGTCATAGTTATTCTTCAGTTCCTTGTCAACTAGCAAGTCTATTTTCTTCTCTAGATGGATCTTCTTCACCTGTATATCAATCATAGTCATACTTATTATACATACTTCATTTAGCTAAACAATGCAATATTGATATACATAAATAGTGGTCTAAATGTAATTTTCTTCCATATAGTAacgttaaatttttattttagtccccattattattccttttagtACAATTTGTGTTCTACGATTTGGATTATTATAATTGtcaaatttcaaaacaaaaataaatggtatataattatataaataaagcaagaaaagataaaggaaGCAAATGTATTTGGCTGACCCAATCAAGCATAGCTCCTTTCTGATTTGCTGCTTTCCCAAATTCAAGGGCTCTTTGGCCAGAAATGAGCTCAAGAAGAAGGATTCCAAAGCCAAAGACATCAGTTTTCTCAGAGGACTGACCAGTTGAGAGATATTCAGGGGCTATGTGCCCTACAGTCCCTCTAACGGCCGTTGTCACGTGCGAGTCGCGGTGATCCAACAACTTTGCCAGTCCAAAATCTCCTACAACTGCCTCACAGTAATCATCCAGCAAGATGTTTGCAGCTTTCACATCCCTATGAATAATCTTTGGATCACACTGCTCATGCAGATATAGCAATCCTCTTGCAGCTCCTATTGCTATTCTCTTCCTTGTACCCCAATCCAGGCCTGGCTTCACTGTATCCACCGTCATAAAcgtataatttatatttgtgttaATCACCGTATTTAACATTCTAATTAACCGTAGGACTCACTCAAATANNNNNNNNNNNNNNNNNNNNNNNNNNNNNNNNNNNNNNNNNNNNNNNNNNNNNNNNNNNNNNNNNNNNNNNNNNNNNNNNNNNNNNNNNNNNNNNNNNNNNNNNNNNNNNNNNNNNNNNNNNNNNNNNNNNNNNNNNNNNNNNNNNNNNNNNNNNNNNNNNNNNNNNNNNNNNNNNNNNNNNNNNNNNNNNNNNNNNNNNNNNNNNNNNNNNNNNNNNNNNNNNNNNNNNNNNNNNNNNNNNNNNNNNNNNNNNNNNNNNNNNNNNNNNNNNNNNNNNNNNNNNNNNNNNNNNNNNNNNNNNNNNNNNNNNNNNNNNNNNNNNNNNNNNNNNNNNNNNNNNNNNNNNNNNNNNNNNNNNNNNNNNNNNNNNNNNNNNNNNNNNNNNNNNNNNNNNNNNNNNNNNNNNNNNNNNNNNNNNNNNNNNNNNNNNNNNNNNNNNNNNNNNNNNNNNNNNNNNNNNNNNNNNNNNNNNNNNNNNNNNNNNNNNNNNNNNNNNNNNNNNNNNNNNNNNNNNNNNNNNNNNNNNNNNNNNNNNNNNNNNNNAATTATTATGtgtatacaaaaatttaattatcaaattaattattaatataaaatatatattaaaatataaaataaatattaaaaataattaaataatatatgtattcatatttaaatatataataattaatttaatagcgGCACATAGTATTTTTGATATTCTAAAGTTTAATTAGTTCTTAcagttttgtaaaatttttaatttggtctttatacttttttttttcttttaattgagtttttatactaatttttttttcaattgaatctctatatttttttttatttgagtctcatcactaattttttttagttggtttCTTATACAATGAAATCAATTATAGTCatagacctaattaaaaattttgtaaaattatagagatcaacaaagtaattaaaccaaTTCCAAATATGTATTTTCATGTTGTTTTAACAGAAGTTCAAAAAGTGGTACACATAGGACTTGTTTAGATGaacttctaaaaaaatatcttttttcgagttatctttttttgaaagatcttatagaaaagtaaaagtaattttatatttgggtatctcatgtaaaaagatctttttatcggGTATGTCTAAAACGAGCTCAATCATTATGTGCTTATTGAATGAGCCACATTTATATAGGCCATTAGATCttattagatgaaaatcaaaggCTAATATAAAACAAGAGCATTGatggactctaataaatatagaatatcctaatacataaataaatattttaaatggcaatactttaatacacaatactttaaacggcaacaaaatcttttattctttaataattaaatataaaatatataaatacaaaatatatgagtattttttatttaataaaattaattattatgcaaaacttttttataatattaaaaaattatattaaaataatattttaaacagtaatataaaaatataaaattattaaaattttattttatatgttgtaatttaaaatatcattttaatattataaaaaaaatttgtatataataattaatcttaataaataaaaaatttatattttttgtatttatattttatatt
The Arachis duranensis cultivar V14167 chromosome 5, aradu.V14167.gnm2.J7QH, whole genome shotgun sequence genome window above contains:
- the LOC107491251 gene encoding F-box/FBD/LRR-repeat protein At1g13570 — its product is MGDALGSDLISDLPQSIVESILVRLPIRDAVKTSILSSKWRYKWASITQLVFDEKCVDSCSDRDVVEKSVVKFITRLLFLHQGPIHKFQITISYLQSCPEIDQWILFLSRNDIKELVLELGEGEFFRIPSCLFNCKKLSRLELFRCELDPPLSFKGFLCLRSLNLHQVLISPDAIEGLISNCPLLESLSLSYFDSLALSIRAPNLKYLYLEGEFRDICLDDTPLLVEISVAMYMTDDIAEHFEQSASCNFLKFLGGVPNLERLVGHIYFTKYLSIGNDPGCLPIIYKNLEIIELNQVSFEDMKEILVVLRLITSSPNLKELQISGSSNIPSATDAPDLDFWEKECSSKCRLSHLRVVQLTDMCGVPHEMELIKFLLASSPVLETMSIIPCVYVVESQLKMLTELVKFRRASAKAEIVFVRE